The sequence TCCACCGTTTCCACCCTGAGCTCCGGCTTCCGCATATCCGCTGGTCCCGCTGGCGCCGTTTGCGCCATTCCCACCGGTTGCCGAACCGCCATTTCCACCGGTCGCCGCTGCACCGTTCCCACCGGTTGCCGAACCACTGTTTCCTCCGGTCGCTCCACCACCACCTCCACCGGTGGCCTCACCACTGTTTCCGCGAGCCTTGCCGCTGTCGGCATAGCCACCCTTACCACTATCTGCATAACCACCATCTCCGGTCTTGGCCTTACCGCCATTGCCACCGTCGGCATAGCCACCATCACCAGCCTTGGCATAGCCTCCCTTGCCACCGTTGCCACCATCGGCATCGCCAGACCGGGCCTTCGCTGCGGCGTAGCCGCCATCTCCGCCACGGTCGCCGTTCGCGGATTTCAAGGCCCATGCGTCACCACCGACATTGCCAATGTGGGAGATCTTGTTATGTGACACATACCCGTCGAGCTTGGTGGCATTGACGATTTTGGTCTGGTTGAATGAGTTACTGACATCCACATCCAGCTTGGTAGAGGCCGTCGAATGATTGTTGGCTGCCGCCCCGAAGGCACCTGAGTTTTTTGCCTTTCCATCCCAGACCGTCTTCTCGTTATAACTGTCCTTCACGTCGTTATCTTCTTTGCTGCTGGTCTTTGTATTAGTAATGGTCTTCGTGGACTCGTTATAACTGTCTTTTATCTTCGTGTCGTTGTTGGAGTCGGTGTTTGTTTTCGTCACGGTCTTATTGGCGTTAATTGTCTTCTCGTTATAACTGTCTTTCACGTCATTATCTTCTTTACTACTGGTCTTCGTATTAGTAATGGTCTTCGTGGACTCGTTATAGCTGTCTTTTATCTTCGTGTCGTTGTTGGAGTCGGTGTTTGTTTTCGTCACGGTCTTGGTGTCGTTATCGTTCTTGGTAATGGTCTTGTCGAGCGTCACGGTCTTCGTATCGTTATCGTTCTTCGTCACGGTCTTATTGGCGGTAATCGTCTTCTCGTTATAACTGTCGTCAATGTTGGTCTTCACTACTGCCTTCGAACGATCGTCTGCCGCGGCGCTGCCGTTGTCGACTGGTTGGGCTCCCGCGAATGGTGAAAGGCCGAGGGCCAATGCCACCGCTGCCGTCGTGATCATCACTTTCTTCATTGCATCCTCCTCAGAGTTAACGGTTAAAGTGAACAACTACGAGTTAGCTCACGCTCGTACTTGCGGCGGCCGGTCACCTCCTTTCCACATGCTCTACGAGAGCGTTCCACCCTAGAACGTAGGCCTTGAGAAAACATCTTAAATTCGCCTAGGGTTTTGGATGCGCGGCGCTCACGCTCCCACGTTCATGGACTATACTCACCTGACGTCGTTGTCCTTCTCATCGTCTTCTTCCATCTCGTCCTCCGGCGATTCATCCCATAGGACGACGCGAATCGTCCGTCGTATGGGAACACTCTGCTCTTTGGACTTGGTGGGTTTCGAGTGAGGTCCCTTCTCCGATGCCTCATGACCGGCCATACGGGCACCTGGCGTCCTGTACGATAGGGGAACCACTCGTTGTTCCCAGCATCGAAGTCGATGAGATCTAACGTATGGACACAGCGAGGGAAAGGGCTTGGTGAATAGCTCAACGAGATAGCTTCGCTGCCCACACTCCATAGGCCATACATCGCGTGAGTATAAGTCGTACCTCTCATGGCAAACACGCTAGTCCCACCCCCACGGCTTTCTTCGATCTTCGCTGCCTCGAAAAATGCCCCTAATGCCCCTATTGTTCCATGTGGCCGCTGGTTTGCCCTGACCGCTCCACGTTGTTTGTGATCCTGTCTGTCCAAGAGTGAGCAATTCGCGCACCAAGCTGAAAACGGCTTGATTGATAACGGCTTGTGTAATTGAAAGAAGGAAGGGAGAGAGTCGATAGTGGAGAATCGGTCTTTTCGTCTTGCTGTGGAACGGTCTCAGTAAGGACCGGAGTGTTTGTCAGAAGAAAAAAGACGCGTACATTCTTCAGCGCATCGATGGAATCGCTATTATTTCCTGATACTTAATGAGGTGCACACCGTCTTCTGCGCCTATGGAAAAATGTTTCCGTGGATTTCGTCGATGCTCCAAAAATGGTTCAGGCTGAATGGCCCTATTCTTTTGTGGTAGATACGATAAAAACAGAAGCAACTGCGACGACATAGGTCACTATGAGGATGGTGGTACTATTGCGGGACTGTTTCATAATGAAACGGTCTCGTCAGGCGTGTGGTAGGAGCTGAGGCACCAACTCCGGAGAATCGCACACCGAAGCAGCGCCACGCACTCCGGAACTATTGACCGGAGCAGCAGGTCTCGTTTCTTTCGCGCGCTTGGCTTTGGTGACAGCGGATGGAGGCGTGTTGGACGGGACGAACTTTTCAAGTCCATAGGCTCGTAGCTTGCGGTATAAGGTAGAGCGACTCACTTCCAGATCACGTGAAGCCTTGCTCAAGTTCCCGTGGTGCAGGCTGATCGCCCGCACAAGCAACTCCACCTCAATCCGGCGGTGAGCCGCTCTCAGCGAACTCAGTGAGTCCCCCGCATGGCATTCTTCCCTAGCTAGATCCAAGTCATGTGGTGTGATCGTAATCCCTTCCGTCATAACCACAGCCCGCCTGACCCGATTGCTGAGTTCCCGCACGTTTCCGGGCCAAGAGTGGGCGCGCATTGCGTCGACAGCTTCCGGCGTATAACCGGAGATGGGTTTGCGAGAGGCTGCTGCCACACGCTTGAGGAAGACCATGGCCATTAGCAACATGTCCTCGCCCCGCTCTCTGAGCGGCGGTAGATGAAGGTGTAGTGCACTCAGCCGATAATAGAGGTCTTCTCGAAACTTGTTTTGGTTAATAGCAGCCTTCAGGTCGACATTGGTTGCCGCGATAACCCGCGCATTGACGCGGTGAGTTTTCTGGCCCCCTACCCGCTCAAACGTACTCTCCTGCAAAAACCTGAGCAGCTTCACTTGTAACGCTGGCAACAAATCGCCGACTTCATCGAGAAACAATGTCCCTCCGGCGGCTG is a genomic window of Candidatus Nitrospira kreftii containing:
- a CDS encoding hypothetical protein (conserved exported protein of unknown function), coding for MKKVMITTAAVALALGLSPFAGAQPVDNGSAAADDRSKAVVKTNIDDSYNEKTITANKTVTKNDNDTKTVTLDKTITKNDNDTKTVTKTNTDSNNDTKIKDSYNESTKTITNTKTSSKEDNDVKDSYNEKTINANKTVTKTNTDSNNDTKIKDSYNESTKTITNTKTSSKEDNDVKDSYNEKTVWDGKAKNSGAFGAAANNHSTASTKLDVDVSNSFNQTKIVNATKLDGYVSHNKISHIGNVGGDAWALKSANGDRGGDGGYAAAKARSGDADGGNGGKGGYAKAGDGGYADGGNGGKAKTGDGGYADSGKGGYADSGKARGNSGEATGGGGGGATGGNSGSATGGNGAAATGGNGGSATGGNGANGASGTSGYAEAGAQGGNGGNGGNGGEVHGGSAGTFNASNTLSGFSGAAGVTVAIQNTGIAALQQVGVTTMANITVGR
- a CDS encoding hypothetical protein (conserved protein of unknown function) encodes the protein MEASEEMVGASPAICAVFDLIRKVATTEMSVLLTGETGTGKEITARAIHARSLRKGGPFVPINCGAIPELLLESELFGHEQGAFTGAVQQKKGKLEAAAGGTLFLDEVGDLLPALQVKLLRFLQESTFERVGGQKTHRVNARVIAATNVDLKAAINQNKFREDLYYRLSALHLHLPPLRERGEDMLLMAMVFLKRVAAASRKPISGYTPEAVDAMRAHSWPGNVRELSNRVRRAVVMTEGITITPHDLDLAREECHAGDSLSSLRAAHRRIEVELLVRAISLHHGNLSKASRDLEVSRSTLYRKLRAYGLEKFVPSNTPPSAVTKAKRAKETRPAAPVNSSGVRGAASVCDSPELVPQLLPHA